Within the Pseudomonadota bacterium genome, the region GCCGCAGGTATGCTCCGGGATGCCAGCCGCGAGAGAATCGCCGTCAGATAGTCCACGCACATCACGGCCGTCGTGGTGTCGTTGGCGCTAGGTGAAAGGGCGCGCAACGCCATGTCCACGATCTGTCTGATACCGAAGGCGGCATCCTGTTCCAGCGTACGGTGGCGGTCGATCTTGTAGGCCGACTGCAGGGCGCCGATGATCTCCTCTTCCAGCGGTTTTTCCAGAGCGAGCGAGACGAGCGAGGTGTTGTCGACCACAAAGTCGCCGATGCCCCGTTCCATACGCACGATGGTCTTGTGCTCTCGCGCCAAACGCAGAAGGGCCGCTCCATCCACGCTCTGGATGTATCCATTCCCCCTGGCGGGGACTGACTGCCAGCCCCGCTCTGGCAGATCAGGAATTGCTGGTTGCTCGTCGTTGTCACTCGGCTCATGTCCAAGTCGTTCTGGGAAGAGCCGGTCAATGGCCAGCATGGTTTCGGCGGCAACCGTCGCAATGATGCTCGAGGCCTGGATCGAAGACGCGATGTGATGAATGAAGAACATCAGAGCACTCACACCGCCGAGCGCCAGCACGAAGCCGAAAAACACTGCCAGGGTTGGAACAAAGGCGCTGTCATCGCCGCCGCGAATGGTTCGCAATACGATCAGGCAATACGTGAAGGTTCCGGCGAAGGTCCCGAGTACTAGCTGCGTGATGCGGCTGCGAATGAAGTTCCGCAGGACTCGCGACGTGTATTGGCTCGACGCCAACGCCAGCACCACCAGGATCATAGAGAACGTGACGCCCACCACGGTCATCATCGAACCGGCGATCGTGGACATCATCCCGCGCGCACCTTCCGCTCCAGCCCCGAAGAGGCGGGGCCATTGGGCGAACCATTCGTCGTTCCCAGCGGAGTCCATTTCGATCAACGCGGTCGCGAGGACGATGCTGCCGCCGACCATCAACGAGGGCACAAACCAGAAGCTCGATCGCAGATAATCCCATAGCCGCCCGTACCTGTTCATGGGTTGTACCCCATTTCCAGTTGCGAATCTCCGGCAAGTGGCCCATCGCTGTCGGCGGGTGCGCCCGTCTGAAAATGTTCCGGGACGTCAAGGCGTGCAACGCCGATCCGGCTGTCGGCCATGCCGTAATAGACGTCGATGCAGTCCGGCAAGCCTAGATCGTCGCGCCGGTCAATACCGGTGGGGAACACGACATTGGGAACAGTGCCGTGGCGTTCCTCCTTCAGCAGCGGTGTCAACACCGGCTCGACCGAACGATAGCGGATCGTGCGCGGA harbors:
- a CDS encoding DUF2254 domain-containing protein, with protein sequence MNRYGRLWDYLRSSFWFVPSLMVGGSIVLATALIEMDSAGNDEWFAQWPRLFGAGAEGARGMMSTIAGSMMTVVGVTFSMILVVLALASSQYTSRVLRNFIRSRITQLVLGTFAGTFTYCLIVLRTIRGGDDSAFVPTLAVFFGFVLALGGVSALMFFIHHIASSIQASSIIATVAAETMLAIDRLFPERLGHEPSDNDEQPAIPDLPERGWQSVPARGNGYIQSVDGAALLRLAREHKTIVRMERGIGDFVVDNTSLVSLALEKPLEEEIIGALQSAYKIDRHRTLEQDAAFGIRQIVDMALRALSPSANDTTTAVMCVDYLTAILSRLASRSIPAAHRYEDGDLRVITIAPTFASLVAESFDQIRGSAAGNVGIMLRMLGALQTIASLTASPSRRRALREQVQWLAEVAERTVEFSCDRSRIDERLTRVLEALEDEAASSRHGGKVVSHE